GCACATCCCAGCCGACCACCTCGTGCGGTCGATCGATAGGTTCGTCGACCTTGAGGACTTACGGCGGGAGCTGGCGCCGTTCTACAGCAACATCGGGCGGCCCTCGATCGATCCGGAGCTGATGATCAGGATGCTCTTGATCGGCTATTGCTTCGGCATCCGATCGGAACGGCGCCTCTGCGATGAAGTCCATCTCAATCTGGCATACCGCTGGTTTTGCCGGCTGGGTCTAGATGGAGGCGTCCCCGATCACTCGACGTTCTCGAAGAACAGGCACGGCCGCTTCCGTGAGAGCGATCTCTTCCGTCGCGTGTTCGAGACCGTCTTGCGCCGCTGCATCCGGGAGCGCCTGATCGGCGGCGAAGGGTTCGCAGTCGACGCGAGCCTGATCAAGGCGGATGCCAATCGGCAGAAGGGAATCGAAGGCGATAAGAGGCTTCCGCCGGAGGCTGCGGGTCGAGCGATCGACGAGTATCTTGCCGTTCTTGATGATGCCGCGTTCGGTGCCGCGACGGAGGTCACGCCCAAGTTTGTATCGCCCTCCGACCCGGCGGCGCGCTGGACGGGAGCGCACGGCGGCCAAGCCTTCTTCGCCTACTCGACGAACTATCTGGTCGACGTCGAGAATGCGATCATCGTCGATGTCGAAGCGACCACGGCGATCCGCCAGGCAGAAGTATTGGCCGCCAAGCGCATGATTGAGCGTTCAATCGAAAGGTTCGATCTTTATCCAAGCCGGCTTCTCGGCGACAGCGCCTATGGCTCCGCTGAGATGCTCGGGTGGCTGGTCTACGAGCACGGGATCGAGCCGCACGTGACCGTCTTCGACAAGTCGGCCCGCACCGACGGGACCTTCTCGCGTGAGGCCTTCACCTACGACCATACCAGGGACGTCTATCGCTGCCCCGCTGGCAACCCCCTCACCACTACAGGGACGCTGGTGAACAACGACACGACGGTCCTCTACCGTGCGAGCAAGCGCGATTGTCAAGCATGCTCTCTAAGAAGCAGGTGTTGCCCCAACACCCCGGCTCGAAAAGTGCCGCGCTCGATCTACGAGGGCGCTCGCGACATGGCACGCGAGATCGCAAGCTCATGGGAAGGCCGCACTTCACGCCGGCTCCGCAAGAAGATTGAGATGCTGTTCGCGCATCTCAAGCGCATCCTCAAGCTAGATCGGCTGCGACTAAGAGGGCCGAACGGCGCACGCGACGAGTTCACCCTCGCTGCAGCCGCTCAGAACCTTCGTAAGATGGCCAAGCTGATCCCGATGCCCGCGCTGACGCCCGCGTGAACCACAACGCGCCAATTCGTCCTCGAAACAGATGGCGTTCACGACGAAACTACTGCCGACTTTTTCAACGGAATCGGCGAATTGCGGACGTGGCGGGGTCGCCCAACCGTGCCGTGAAAG
This region of Bradyrhizobium sp. SZCCHNS1050 genomic DNA includes:
- a CDS encoding IS1182 family transposase, with protein sequence MMGHRQVEQAALFYEFSLERHIPADHLVRSIDRFVDLEDLRRELAPFYSNIGRPSIDPELMIRMLLIGYCFGIRSERRLCDEVHLNLAYRWFCRLGLDGGVPDHSTFSKNRHGRFRESDLFRRVFETVLRRCIRERLIGGEGFAVDASLIKADANRQKGIEGDKRLPPEAAGRAIDEYLAVLDDAAFGAATEVTPKFVSPSDPAARWTGAHGGQAFFAYSTNYLVDVENAIIVDVEATTAIRQAEVLAAKRMIERSIERFDLYPSRLLGDSAYGSAEMLGWLVYEHGIEPHVTVFDKSARTDGTFSREAFTYDHTRDVYRCPAGNPLTTTGTLVNNDTTVLYRASKRDCQACSLRSRCCPNTPARKVPRSIYEGARDMAREIASSWEGRTSRRLRKKIEMLFAHLKRILKLDRLRLRGPNGARDEFTLAAAAQNLRKMAKLIPMPALTPA